In the genome of Candidatus Cloacimonadota bacterium, the window AAAAGACTACCTTAAAAAACGAAGATACCCCTCTCGCTTTTGTCTACACTCTTAAACCTACCGGCTATCTAGTGATTTCTGCCCAAAGCGAATTGCCCCCTCTAATGGCATATTCATGGGATTCCACGTACGATTCCAAAGACCCTGTCAATCCCTTGCAACAAATACTTGTGGCAGATCTTACTTTCAGACTCCAATGGGCAGACTACTCACATGAAGATGCCTGGCAGGAACTAGAAAAAAATCCGCAAAGCATATCGATGAGAAATGAATATCTGATGAATTCAACTTGGAATCAGACAGCTCCTTGGAACAGGATGTGCCCCATAGATCCCATTAGCAATACTCGCAGTGTAGCAGGTTGCCCTGCCATTGCTATGGGACAAATAATAAATTATCTAAAAACTCTAAACTGTACCCGCCTTACCAACGCAGATGATTATTATCACTCCTTTTCCGGCAGAAACTACATGATTGATGATGATTTTGCCGATCTGAGATTTCCCTCCTTTCTCTCTCTCAACGATTATCTCGACCGCATTAACATGGCGTTTAATTATGAACAGAACCTGTCCGACAGCTTGCAGGCTGCGTTGGTATTTGCTTGCGGTACAGCTTTACAGCAGATATATTCATCTCAAGTTTCCGGCACTCTATCTGTAAATCAGGCATTCGCCGCCTATCAAAGATTTGGCTTTGCGCGCGCCAATCTCTTGGGTCCTGACCACCCCAATCTCTATGTACGCATGATGTTCGATTTATCCGATGGTATTCCCGTGCATCTGGCAATGGTAACTCCCACCCAGGATGCAGGGCACAACGTGGTAGTGGATGGCTTCAACGATGAGGGACTATTTCACCTAAACTTCGGTTGGGGTGGGCAATACAACGGCTGGTACTCGCTGCCGGAGCAAATGCCCTATGGACTAACCGTAGTAGAAGGCGCCGTAGTAGATCTGAGTCCCACAACGACAGTGCTGAGCCTTCCCGAGCAGATAACAATGTCAGCCGGGGAATCCCAAAATATCGAGCTTGTAAATCTTTCCGATACTGAACTCACCTTATTGGATGTACTTTATCAGGACGGCTTGAATGCGGATGAATGGCAGATTTCGGTGGATTTGCCGATTACCATTGATGCCATGGGTGTCCTGAATCTTACGTTGAGCCACACAATTCCCCTCCGAGAAATCGTACATGGCAAGATCCGATTCGTTTTTGACCAAGCCTTTCTCAGCGTACCCATCTCTTTCAGCCCTTCTAGCTCAAGCCAAGATGAATCTCAAAGCCCGGCTGCAGTTCATGTAAGCACTTCACCAAATCCATTTTCTACCACCTGTAGCTTCCACATTTCTGGAGCCAAAAGCGACGATTTGGAACTGAGCATCTACAATCTTAAAGGACAGGTGCTCAAACGCTCGAAGCAAATGAACTGGAACGGCAGAGATACACAGGGAAAGATTTGCCCTACAGGCATTTATCTGTATAGAATCGAAGGAACGGACTTCCATTCTACGGGAAGAATACTGAAGCAATAATATCCTGCTTTTTTTAAGAGCACAATCAAGGCTCCAAGCAGACCGCCGTGACCCGATAAAACATGTGTTCTGCGCCCATACCAACTCCGCTGTGCCGATACTCTGTAGCCGGATAAGCGATGGGTGCCAAAAAATA includes:
- a CDS encoding C10 family peptidase, with the protein product KTTLKNEDTPLAFVYTLKPTGYLVISAQSELPPLMAYSWDSTYDSKDPVNPLQQILVADLTFRLQWADYSHEDAWQELEKNPQSISMRNEYLMNSTWNQTAPWNRMCPIDPISNTRSVAGCPAIAMGQIINYLKTLNCTRLTNADDYYHSFSGRNYMIDDDFADLRFPSFLSLNDYLDRINMAFNYEQNLSDSLQAALVFACGTALQQIYSSQVSGTLSVNQAFAAYQRFGFARANLLGPDHPNLYVRMMFDLSDGIPVHLAMVTPTQDAGHNVVVDGFNDEGLFHLNFGWGGQYNGWYSLPEQMPYGLTVVEGAVVDLSPTTTVLSLPEQITMSAGESQNIELVNLSDTELTLLDVLYQDGLNADEWQISVDLPITIDAMGVLNLTLSHTIPLREIVHGKIRFVFDQAFLSVPISFSPSSSSQDESQSPAAVHVSTSPNPFSTTCSFHISGAKSDDLELSIYNLKGQVLKRSKQMNWNGRDTQGKICPTGIYLYRIEGTDFHSTGRILKQ